A genomic window from Henningerozyma blattae CBS 6284 chromosome 3, complete genome includes:
- the PET309 gene encoding Pet309p (similar to Saccharomyces cerevisiae PET309 (YLR067C); ancestral locus Anc_8.20), protein MRQEAKRIAKKCTKLPLRSSLPKNIKNIFTKDYKYKSLDQDTLRILLSYYNPLFKKKESIPNVQERLYLLNFLYQKKHYNNVINLCHYYILSSSGKNQNGNSEDLWFTELKYYLGALAKKNHWVVLDGKINFIIKRYSKSKPEAVEKLILSTLGKIFSSNDLSVRDALFRWCQWTTAFYGHCKFTKPNRHSKITKGLIYYINKIHMREKSSGPIICNALDWIKSTKSITLSNQLSTTLISILTQLELYKLAELVWNYKLNNQLNVVASDLTCILRIYRRLEKYSLVVTTYEQHPEIHTENQQFDYVLIAKAQLKDWSGLRAQFDALFGIGELPSLRHYGTVMYAIATEGDIESVDKLYVQLLHRGFKPDYAILQALLFAHYSVGDMNGCLSQYELFRKYSVKPSPSTIAIMLKVHMKISGIDGALKFLKRILDSDPDLIDEKHFSSLINMCSTTTNYLIAEELFHVMKDDYNLIPTSSSIASLMQVYIESKLYEKAQLLYSQYINSTEVGINRLRIYNKGLLLQIAMKSEIGYQAILNRIKSDHLKLNEESYFAILSYHIKLKKDYIVAEQLLMKLLENPMLQITSRHFNLLFKAYDYISNREGVFRLYKTMTSNGILLNSSILFYIIKSTFKIQLRSQKQLDQSIALVQHILGHASRGTLDIPIPFLHPSIVAWPMRMIARYDNPEKAFQLLNQYNKLFYKHDDYSANNKFVIMRSQLVIYATLEQWDTFGNLFDVYWQTILNYSSRPSATVPNLKANTLMKDLFYYKVRHLAATNSISELPKWLETLEEHGLVLDNTSWNEAVRYLFSNPNTISVGLKYVNSKLIHGFNIIHKLRLAKKHQNESGSGQITNWLLSKRQENPKSYVPTLYIKSDVYHELMELLDKYLNYVPDLESKVKNFAEQYPYFMKSYLLSKRTNVAHWEVIETKYKEQLQFIRSTKRILSKESW, encoded by the coding sequence ATGCGTCAAGAAGCCAAACGAATAGCAAAGAAGTGTACTAAGCTACCTCTCAGATCAAGCCttccaaaaaatattaagaatatatttaccAAAGACTATAAATATAAGTCTCTCGATCAGGATACCCTTAGAATACTTCTGAGTTATTACAATCcattgtttaaaaaaaaagaaagtatACCAAATGTACAAGAGagattatatttattaaatttcctatatcaaaaaaagCATTACAATAACGTCATCAATCTTTGCCATTATTATATCCTGAGTTCCTCTGGCAAGAATCAGAATGGTAATTCAGAAGATCTTTGGTTTACTGAATTAAAATACTATTTAGGTGCCCTTGCTAAGAAAAATCACTGGGTTGTTTTAGATggtaaaataaatttcattataaaAAGGTACTCGAAATCAAAGCCAGAAGCCGTAGAAAAACTTATCCTTTCCACTCTTggcaaaatattttcaagcAATGATTTATCCGTAAGAGATGCTCTGTTTAGATGGTGTCAATGGACTACAGCATTTTATGGGCATTGTAAGTTTACTAAGCCAAATAGACACTCTAAAATTACTAAGGgattgatttattatataaataagaTACATATGCGAGAAAAATCGTCTGGACCTATTATTTGCAACGCCTTAGATTGGATTAAATCTACGAAAAGTATAACATTGTCTAATCAACTATCCACTACGCTAATCTCTATACTTACTCAGCTTGAGCTGTATAAACTTGCAGAACTTGTCTGGAATTATAAACTCAATAATCAACTAAATGTTGTTGCATCTGATTTAACATGTATATTAAGGATTTATAGACGGCTCGAAAAATACAGTTTAGTTGTCACTACATATGAGCAACATCCTGAGATTCACACTGAAAACCAACAATTTGATTATGTACTTATTGCAAAAGCTCAATTAAAAGACTGGAGTGGTCTTCGAGCTCAATTTGATGCGTTATTTGGTATAGGTGAATTGCCTAGTCTGAGGCATTATGGTACTGTGATGTATGCAATTGCTACTGAGGGAGATATTGAATCAGTAGATAAACTTTATGTTCAATTATTGCACAGAGGATTTAAGCCAGATTATGCTATATTGCAAGCTTTATTGTTTGCACATTACTCAGTAGGTGATATGAATGGCTGCCTTTCACAATATGAATTGTTTCGAAAATATTCAGTAAAGCCATCACCTTCTACAATAGCAATAATGTTAAAAGTTCATATGAAAATAAGCGGTATTGACGGGGCTTTAAAATTCCTGAAGAGAATTTTAGATTCTGACCCGGATTTAATCGATGAAAAACATTTTagttctttaataaatatgtgCTCAACAACTACCAACTACTTAATTGCAGAAGAACTATTCCATGTTATGAAAGATGATTATAATTTGATCCCTACCAGCTCATCAATAGCTTCATTGATGCAAGTTTATATTGAAAGCAAACTTTATGAAAAAGCTCAATTATTGTACAGTCAGTATATTAATTCAACAGAGGTCGGTATCAACCGACTACGCATTTATAACAAAGGGCTGCTTCTTCAGATAGCGATGAAAAGTGAGATTGGTTATCAAGCAATATTAAATCGTATTAAGTCGGACCATTTAAAACTAAATGAAGAATCATATTTTGCAATATTATCATATCATATAAAACTGAAAAAGGATTATATAGTTGCAGAACAACTTCTtatgaaattattggaaaatCCTATGTTACAAATAACCTCACGGCATTTTAATCTGTTATTTAAAGCATATGATTATATATCTAATAGAGAAGGTGTGTTTCGACTTTATAAGACAATGACTAGTAATGGTATTTTACTAAATTCttccattttattttatattataaagTCTACTTTCAAAATTCAACTTAGATCTCAAAAGCAACTTGATCAAAGTATAGCATTAGTTCAACATATTCTAGGCCATGCTTCACGAGGAACTCTAGATATACCAATACCATTCTTACATCCTTCAATTGTAGCATGGCCAATGAGAATGATTGCTCGATATGACAATCCAGAAAAGGCCTTTCAGCTTTTGAatcaatataataaattattctaTAAGCATGATGATTATTCTGCAAATAACAAGTTCGTCATTATGAGATCTCAGTTGGTAATCTATGCTACTCTAGAGCAATGGGATACATTCGGAAATCTATTCGATGTATATTGGCAAACAATTCTGAATTACTCATCTCGGCCATCTGCCACAGTGCCAAATTTAAAAGCTAATACTCTAatgaaagatttattttattataaggTACGCCATTTGGCAGCAACGAATTCTATCTCAGAGCTACCAAAATGGTTAGAAACCCTTGAAGAGCATGGGTTGGTATTAGATAACACATCGTGGAATGAAGCTGTTCGGTACTTATTCAGTAATCCTAATACAATTTCAGTTGGGTTAAAATATGTCAACTCTAAGCTAATACATggttttaatataattcatAAATTGAGATTAGCCAAAAAGCATCAAAATGAAAGTGGTAGTGGTCAAATTACAAATTGGCTACTTTCTAAGAGGCAAGAAAATCCAAAGAGTTACGTACCCACATTATACATAAAATCAGATGTTTACCATGAATTAATGGAGCTACTTGATAAATACTTGAATTATGTTCCTGATCTGGAATCAAAAGTGAAGAACTTTGCCGAGCAATATCCTTATTTTATGAAATCATATTTACTTTCGAAGAGGACTAACGTAGCCCATTGGGAAGTTATAGAAACAAAATACAAAGAACAACTCCAATTTATTCGTTCAactaaaagaattttatcaaaagaatCTTGGTAA
- the LAM6 gene encoding Lam6p (similar to Saccharomyces cerevisiae YFL042C and YLR072W; ancestral locus Anc_8.14) — MSDWSDGSGNWEPVSDIDRDTGKQNDDNMELKNKESLIKTPRATSDDSVKDTHQLDDLNLNQVAVINNSNTNDDSNIRKASVDGTAINTSNSSVNANAKYLSEQSEASTKTASVTDLNPTNTPPQNSSDTTITSNVSSTNKSKATKREAKKKTDLKSNINIIRQKLDLQKELPKLVNHKSTNSSSITPKSKIHSDSIDNHSSSDLLKKSNSNSSSSIIIKKTASLPMKMLKIDTSESSLSSNKEYSIDHPDTITNNNGSVVGLALSSKDGKNVMPNKFITPHSTPTDTPVTNNINLSTNFGSMTTTTSNTLMSDNIKTPVLPPEEPEENKSFFNNVFSSFAKRQTASLQSPDNMGPKSPDIISHRREKSTSSRKGTGNRIKSSSSTNSNNINNTSSYRNDSITSVNNSNHSLESPLKEDSKPKEFYSIRDKKAAESTSEDPKLYSNKKYLDTIYHYTSDERNRDFHNIFEEISSHDCLIDDFSCTLSKDFLYQGRIYISEEHLSFNSKILSWVSKITIPFKEITFIEKTSAAGLFPNAISIETKEGRTQFNGFTSRDTTFDIMKEVWSRTLLSQLTENDYSRNSSKNPSISLTPAEALERHLSRESVNRSSRSLDALSKSSSEISLLSENESLLEEDDGHSIDENGNEDYDEKKSLLSSVRTGEDTVKLTNIDRFPNEHEYEITDAINNEQHVSNDVNDGDDSTRKHHKVYKLKPSSSFTYTGPDFNPTITGFPPELMNNSKEHILGEAELNAPPGVVFHLLFDNKNTKFWEDFLKTQGGYDFATIPGFFETNEKNQKFRKYEYFKSLNYSVGPKSTKCEVVETIIHLDYNGYINVVNTIKTPDVPSGNNFVVNTRYLFRWNSFKTSMLRVSFWIEWTGGSWIKSMIESSCKATQTNTTNDLIPFINKYIDTHTEESRVTYKSVNLTNGLKTKKQSKTKKISKPTKIPEQAKINNKLLQKIMANKEILIILCFVLLVFLNIFAFVIFVNIIKINKNIKFIKDSSIFQIVELFDKLSDIKGGLLNLKQATNENLDINGIKSNINSVVKNWVSKDQELGNENINRIMQSLLDNIMNDEL; from the coding sequence ATGAGTGATTGGTCTGATGGCAGTGGTAATTGGGAGCCAGTTTCTGATATTGATAGAGATACAGGAAAGcaaaatgatgataatatggaactgaaaaataaagaaagtCTTATTAAAACTCCCAGGGCAACATCCGATGATTCTGTTAAAGATACGCATCAATTAGATGATTTGAACTTAAATCAAGTAGCcgttattaataattcaaacaCAAATGATGATTCTAATATAAGAAAAGCTTCAGTTGATGGAACGGCTATAAATACCAGTAATAGCTCAGTCAATGCGAatgcaaaatatttaagcGAACAATCAGAAGCATCGACAAAGACAGCTAGCGTAACAGATTTGAACCCAACTAATACCCCACCACAAAATTCTTCAGATACAACAATCACATCCAATGTATCATCGACAAACAAATCGAAGGCAACTAAGAGGGAGgctaaaaagaaaacagatctgaaatcaaatataaatatcattaGGCAAAAGTTGGATCTACAAAAGGAACTACCAAAATTAGTAAATCATAAATCTACTAATAGCTCCTCTATAACCCCTAAATCGAAAATTCATAGTGATAGCATTGATAATCATTCATCAAgtgatttattaaaaaaatcaaatagcAATAGCTCTTCCTCTATAATCATTAAAAAGACAGCAAGCCTTCCAatgaaaatgttaaaaatCGATACTTCTGAGAGTAGTTTATCAAGTAATAAAGAATACTCAATAGATCATCCAGATACAATAACTAATAACAATGGTTCAGTAGTAGGACTAGCTTTATCTTCAAAAGATGGTAAAAATGTCATGcctaataaatttataacaCCACATTCAACACCAACAGATACCCCAGTCACaaacaatattaatttgaGTACAAATTTTGGTTCAATGACAACTACAACAAGTAATACTTTAATGTCTGATAATATCAAAACGCCAGTTTTACCACCAGAGGAAcctgaagaaaataaatctttctttaataatgtcTTCTCCTCATTTGCTAAGAGGCAAACCGCTTCTCTACAGTCACCAGATAATATGGGTCCAAAATCACCGGATATTATTTCACATCGAAGAGAGAAATCAACTTCTTCAAGAAAGGGGACAGGAAACAGAATTAAATCATCCTCTTCaactaattctaataatattaacaataCTAGCAGCTACCGTAATGATTCAATTACAAGCGTGAATAATAGTAATCATAGCCTTGAATCTCCTTTAAAAGAAGACTCGAAACCCAAAGAATTTTACAGCATTAGGGATAAAAAGGCTGCAGAATCAACTTCTGAAGATCCAAAACTATATTcgaataaaaaatatcttgatactatttatcattatacTTCTGATGAAAGGAACCGTGATTTccataatatatttgaagaaatttcaaGCCATGATTGCTTAATAGATGATTTTTCTTGTACATTAAGTAAGGACTTTTTATATCAAGGCAGAATCTATATATCAGAAGAACATCTTTCATTTAACTCAAAGATATTAAGTTGGGTTTCGAAAATTACGATTCCATTTAAGGAAATTACCTTTATTGAAAAGACCTCTGCAGCAGGTTTATTTCCAAATGCAATCTCTATTGAAACAAAAGAGGGTAGGACACAATTTAACGGGTTTACTTCGAGAGATACTACTTTCGATATCATGAAAGAAGTATGGTCAAGAACTTTATTATCACAATTGACAGAAAATGATTACTCTAGAAATAGTTCAAAAAATccttcaatttctttaactCCGGCTGAAGCATTAGAGAGACATTTATCACGAGAAAGTGTGAACCGGAGTAGCAGATCTCTTGATGCATTAAGCAAATCATCAAGTGAAATATCTCTATTAAGCGAAAATGAATCACTTCTTGAAGAAGATGACGGTCACTCGATAGATGAGAATGGCAATGAAGATTATGATGAAAAGAAATCATTGTTGAGTAGCGTTAGAACGGGTGAAGACACAGTCaaattaacaaatattgataGATTTCCAAATGAGCACGAATATGAAATAACTGACGctataaataatgaacAACATGTCTCCAATGATGTAAATGATGGCGATGATTCCACAAGAAAGCATCATAAAGTATATAAATTGAAACCTTCCTCTTCTTTCACTTATACAGGTCCTGATTTTAACCCAACTATTACAGGATTCCCACCAGAGttaatgaataattcaAAGGAGCATATCTTGGGCGAGGCAGAATTAAATGCACCACCTGGTGTTGTGTTTCATCTTTTATTTGACAATAAAAACACTAAATTTTGGGAAGATTTCTTAAAAACACAAGGTGGTTATGATTTTGCAACAATACCAGGtttttttgaaacaaatgaaaaaaatcaaaaatttagaaaatatgaatatttcaaatctttaaattacAGCGTTGGTCCCAAATCCACAAAATGTGAAGTTGTCGAAACAATCATTCATTTAGATTATAATGGATATATCAATGTAGTTAACACTATCAAGACACCTGATGTGCCTAgtggtaataattttgttgtAAATACAAGATATTTGTTTAGATGgaattcatttaaaactTCTATGTTAAGAGTTTCGTTTTGGATTGAATGGACTGGTGGAAGTTGGATTAAATCAATGATTGAGTCCAGCTGTAAAGCGACACAAACCAACACTACAAATGATTTGATCCCCTTCATTAACAAATATATCGATACTCATACGGAAGAATCTCGTGTTACTTATAAATCTGTGAATTTAACAAACGGTTTAAAAACTAAAAAGCAATCTAAGACTAAGAAAATATCGAAACCAACCAAAATTCCAGAACAAGCTAAAATCAACAATAAATTGCTTCAAAAGATAATGGCAAATAAGGAAATTTTAATCATTTTATGCTTCGTATTATTGGttttcttgaatatttttgcatttgttatatttgttaatattatcaaaattaataaaaatatcaaattcataaaggattcatcaattttccaaatagTTGAACTATTTGATAAACTAAGCGATATTAAAGGAGGGTTATTAAACCTTAAGCAAGCAACGAATGAGAACCTTGATATTAATGGCATTAAAAGCAATATTAATTCTGTAGTGAAGAATTGGGTTAGTAAAGATCAAGAGTTGggaaatgaaaatatcaaCAGAATAATGCAAAGTCTCTTAgataatataatgaatgatgaattataa
- the RGR1 gene encoding Rgr1p (similar to Saccharomyces cerevisiae RGR1 (YLR071C); ancestral locus Anc_8.15), translated as MSTKLDSTGKSATATATSPVNNASSFTNGKDLAIQNQHQNNDHGTSNNISSSEYTDKTSNLDDTKEYLNQQHKNIDNHAVIENHYSDGKDKSPTNDNMGEILNNPPEIQHVEINQLPLSKIIRNLTVYTIKEISQYMKTNNHTNGPTSSATSANGSGDMNSSSSRKIRFLKLIIFLRNQFLKLYVLIKWCKTIKNNNFNIMIDLLNWFRSTNLTVNNCIWLLKNNITNMNNAKLPNVDLVTSLEVLSLGKPNFSSNSTRQTYDNNSSSNLLSLDTSIIDKNIKIPPDLILNKLHDLNILISTKLALMNIPEQFNNYIIKDGRVYITAKNEFEIQLATIDRKSPLFFVDLKLNFFNNNQIFIPINKIKFEKIINEILFKSKNPLFALYKFLHKYIISLQLFLIHNELLILENDGKFNGGNLVHRYDSKKNIISIRYWLNVHMGNKGKIIIGIDRKSDNLILKWDHDIAKNSRLPTNYFDILTNLESVLDEIMFNHAHLIRAELLSKGIFQEDEENSDVLLFQMPTTCLSVAPIQLKIDLKSGVFYFKNPTSLLQLYTKKINMANTAEELTTVLQNLKLDKIKQVLRNMFEKTGWVCSSAVKLDKPIQTKFNIINTYNNNSSSSNNNNNKAKQDGSPARTNNEVEKYTLLQDDIFICLPSWPAHWYLILTIISSNTSCVIEKRVGKVMSVNGKWQIVYMDDSNVNPVKLETMTYKKIMHLQKSILRKIINHMIIDSLNQLKISNKICSSEKILSILPDYISVTSKPTPGTTSSAIVNSSTVTSNITPTQIPHNNDYSPIIALELNSFLDGSVASNTALESSMFLRIDYSTSEIKLFGRFKRDIMSLKCRCDELMINLVKTDPLAFYLGKKFSNLNFIVQYLTEFKQKLFQLVVVTDVVERLHKNFASDTFEIVALKPNEISFKYLKDGLDSNDCTIQIQDKDKIMEKLSITLSPSNPQHIIQPFIENEKMDYHFVFNYLQFTSSLFATLQQIVTNNQTKLEESQTIVSFGLHNLYSYQIIFFLPPINKTFNILVDLKNVSHNEYCKMKYYIHFSKKEENLAIKSPGYSLVRKIQKNIFSLDTINKDNIKKYPTAIRLSAGICCDSEDVEFILKDITKIFDNYDSVDTPTGGSTGGIPTPALTAAM; from the coding sequence ATGAGTACAAAATTGGATTCGACTGGTAAATCTGCTACTGCCACAGCAACATCTCCTGTAAATAATGCCTCTTCGTTTACTAATGGGAAGGATTTAGCAATCCAAAATCAGCATCAGAATAATGACCATGGCACTTCTAACAATATATCTTCTTCCGAATATACTGACAAGACTTCCAATTTAGATGATACTAAAGAGTATCTCAACCAACAACATAAGAATATAGACAACCATGCAGTAATAGAGAATCATTATAGTGATGGGAAAGATAAAAGTCCGACAAATGACAACATGGGCGAAATATTAAACAACCCACCTGAAATACAGCATGTCgaaattaatcaattgcCTTTGTCGAAgattattagaaatttgACAGTCTATAccattaaagaaatttctCAATATATGAAAACGAATAACCACACAAATGGTCCTACATCGTCAGCTACATCTGCAAATGGTTCAGGTGATATGAATTCAAGTTCGTCAAGAAAGATCCgttttttaaaactaatTATCTTTCTAAGAAATCAATTCCTAAAATTATACGTTCTAATTAAATGGTGTAAAAcgataaaaaataacaattttaatataatgatAGATCTTTTGAATTGGTTCAGATCTACAAATTTAACTGTGAATAATTGTATTTGgctattaaaaaataatattaccaATATGAACAACGCCAAATTACCTAATGTAGATTTAGTCACTTCATTAGAGGTTTTATCCTTGGGTAAACCgaatttttcttccaaTTCTACTAGACAAACATATGATAACAATTCAAGCAGCAACCTTTTAAGCTTGGATACTTCAATAATcgataaaaatattaaaatacctcctgatttgattttgaataaattgcatgatttaaatatattaatttccaCCAAATTAGCATTAATGAATATACCAGAGcaattcaataattatatcattaaagATGGTCGTGTGTACATTACTGCCAAAAATGAGtttgaaattcaattgGCAACTATTGATAGAAAATCTCCGTTATTCTTTGTCGATTTAAAACTAAACTTCTTCAAcaataatcaaatattcatcccaattaataaaatcaaatttgaaaaaattattaatgaaatctTATTCAAATCCAAAAATCCCTTATTTGCTTTGTACAAATTCTTgcataaatatattatcagtttacaattatttttaattcataatgaattattaatcttgGAAAATGACGGTAAATTTAATGGTGGCAATTTGGTACATCGTTATGactcaaaaaaaaatattatttcaattagATATTGGTTGAATGTTCATATGGGGAATAAAggtaaaattatcattggAATCGATAGAAAATCtgataatttgattttaaaatggGATCACGACATCGCTAAAAACTCAAGATTACcaacaaattattttgatatctTGACAAATTTAGAATCTGTCTTGGACGAAATCATGTTCAATCACGCTCATTTAATTAGAGCTGAATTATTATCGAAGGGTATCTTTCAAGAAGATGAGGAGAATTCAGATGtcttattatttcaaatgcCAACTACCTGTTTATCTGTGGCACCAATTCAActaaaaattgatttaaaaagtGGTgtattctattttaaaaatccaACTTCACTTTTACAGCTATAcactaaaaaaattaatatggCAAACACTGCAGAAGAATTAACAACTgtattacaaaatttaaaattggatAAAATTAAGCAAGTACTACGTAATATGTTTGAAAAGACAGGTTGGGTTTGTAGTAGCGCTGTTAAATTAGACAAGCCAATACAGACCAagtttaatataattaatacgtataataataatagtagtagtagcaataataataataacaaagCAAAGCAAGATGGATCTCCGGCAAGAACTAATAATGAAGTTGAAAAGTATACCCTTCTACAAGATGATATATTCATTTGTCTGCCCAGTTGGCCAGCTCATTGGTATTTAATTCTAACTATTATATCTTCAAATACTTCATGTGTGATTGAAAAGCGTGTAGGTAAAGTTATGTCAGTGAATGGGAAATGGCAAATTGTTTATATGGATGATTCAAATGTTAACCCTGTTAAATTGGAAACTATGacatataaaaaaattatgcaTTTACAAAAATCAATACTAAGAAAGATTATTAATCATATGATTATTGATTcgttaaatcaattaaaaattagtAATAAAATCTGCTCATCTGAAAAAATACTATCGATTTTACCTGATTATATTTCAGTTACATCAAAACCGACCCCAGGCACTACATCATCTGCTATAGTTAACTCTAGCACTGTAACTTCAAACATTACCCCTACGCAAATTCCACACAACAATGATTATTCACCAATAATTGCATTGGAACTTAATTCTTTCTTAGACGGGTCAGTTGCTTCCAATACAGCATTAGAAAGTTCAATGTTCTTAAGAATTGATTATTCAACTTCTGAAATTAAGTTGTTTGGTAGATTTAAGAGGGATATCATGAGCTTGAAGTGCAGGTGCGATGAATTAATGATTAACTTAGTGAAAACTGATCCTTTGGCATTTTATTTGggcaaaaaattttcaaatttaaattttattgtcCAGTATTTAACAGAATTTAAACAAAAGTTATTTCAATTAGTTGTTGTAACCGATGTTGTGGAACGCTTACACAAAAACTTTGCATCAGATACTTTTGAAATAGTGGCATTGAAGCCAAATGAaatatctttcaaatatttgaaggATGGTCttgattcaaatgattGTACTATTCAAATACAGGacaaagataaaattatggagaaattatcaataacATTATCACCATCTAATCCTCAGCATATTATCCAAccatttattgaaaatgaaaagatGGACTACCATTTTGTATTCAATTATCTTCAATTCACgtcatcattatttgcGACTCTGCAACAGATTGTCACAAATAATCAAACAAAACTGGAAGAATCTCAAACAATAGTGAGTTTCGGTTTACATAATTTGTATTCTTACCAAATCATATTCTTCTTACCGCctattaataaaacatttaatATTCTAGTAGATTTAAAGAACGTTTCTCATAATGAGTATTGTAAAATGAAATactatattcatttttcaaagaaaGAAGAGAACTTAGCAATTAAATCACCAGGGTATTCATTAGTAAGGAAgatccaaaaaaatattttctcgCTTGATACcataaataaagataatataaagaaatatccTACTGCTATAAGACTCTCAGCTGGTATATGTTGTGATTCTGAAGATGTAGAATTCATTCTAAAAGATATTACCAAAATATTCGATAACTATGATTCAGTAGATACACCTACTGGGGGGTCAACAGGAGGTATCCCAACTCCTGCATTGACCGCTGCTATGTAA
- the FYV7 gene encoding Fyv7p (similar to Saccharomyces cerevisiae FYV7 (YLR068W); ancestral locus Anc_8.19) — protein MDDTNFTDSKRNSNMKFGTAKKFNHKKFNNSKKFTKEYKIREIQKNLHRRAKQKKDYLKALQEEGYSLPEKQYSEERKSAKALRKERALEGKKRIDEKKEIKRERKKEKKQREEEHRRYELERIQTIERKEREREIRKKRMTQKTKRGQPKMGPKIDDLLDKIKNDDMYTM, from the coding sequence atGGATGACACTAACTTTACTGATAGTAAGCGTAATAGCAACATGAAGTTTGGAACTGCTAAAAAGTTTAAtcataaaaaattcaataatagtaaaaaattcaCTAAAGAATATAAGATACGTGAAATACAGAAAAACTTGCATAGACGTGCCaaacaaaagaaagatTATCTAAAGGCCTTACAAGAAGAAGGCTACTCTCTCCCTGAGAAACAATATTCTGAAGAACGTAAAAGTGCTAAGGCTTTGAGGAAAGAAAGAGCCTTAGAGGGCAAGAAAAGAATAGACGAGAAGAAAGAAATCAAAAGAGAAcgtaaaaaagaaaaaaaacaaagagAAGAAGAACATAGGCGTTATGAATTGGAAAGAATCCAAACTATAGAAAGAAAAGAGCGTGAACGAGAGataagaaagaaaagaatgACTCAAAAAACAAAGAGAGGCCAACCAAAAATGGGTCCAAAGATTGACgatttattagataaaatCAAGAATGATGATATGTATACtatgtaa